Part of the Fundulus heteroclitus isolate FHET01 chromosome 20, MU-UCD_Fhet_4.1, whole genome shotgun sequence genome, AATTCTTTGCAAATCGTTCACTTTTGTTACATGCAGTTTCGCCGTGGAGAGGACAAGGATTCAACGTTGCCTTCAGGaccaccacaaaaaaaaagaaaaaaaaagaaagaaagaaaaatcaacagGTTGACGCAACAAGGTCTGTTTTACAGTGCGACTTGGTTTCACCGAGCAGAACTGCCTCCTTCAGTCACAAGgagtagaaaagaaaaaggttcgAAAACGAAACCTCTGGCCGCGGAGCGGAGGGGACGGCTCCGACCTTCAGCCGCCAAACTCAACGTTTGGACCGtggaatgcaaaataaaataaaatatcaacaGCTTTTAGTGTTTTACACGACAGCCCACACTGTACAGTCAAAGGACAGAAGGTACTGCACAACCTGCCGGAGCGTACCACCTCGGAGTCGAGCCGCTTGGAAAACGAAGGTCCGACCTGCCGTGGAGGTCTAACAGTGTTGTTGAGGAAAAAGTGAAGGAGAATTTGATTCATAAGCACTTCGTCACATTGAGAAAATGGCTAGTCCCAAATCTGCAGAATCACTTCACAGTGTATCTAGCAccagtgtgtatgtgtgtgtgtgtgtgtgtgtgtgtgtgtgtgtgtgtgagatccTAACATTTTCCATGTAGTGAAAACACTGAAGGAACGATCGCTCGATCAGCAGAGCTATGCTGCAAAGCCTGAacataaagagagaaaaaaaaaatatacaggtgCAACAGGTAATAAATAAGGGGATTAATAGTTATTCAGATGGTTGTGGTTATTGTGCCCAGCGGAGATTTCTTctttacaaaaacagaacaaacgaaaaaaaacaaaacaaaacaaaacaaaaaaaaaagagtcgaCTTGGCCTCACATCCACgtacaaatataaaacaatacataCAAGTGTCTGGATGCTACCGTgagggggggggcggggggggttATTCCCTGTAGCAAGGCTCTCCTCAGGGAGAGCGTTCCCCTAACAAGGTGCCACGCACAGCGTCTCTCATCCGGCCGGCTCCGCTCAGCATccaggggggagggggggggtcatgGAATGGAGGGCAGGGCAGCCATGGGAAAGGGCgacaactcccccccccccacccccccatggGATCCATCGTGTCCAGAAATGGGCGGAGTAAGAGAGGGGAGTGAAGCGTTGGGAAGGAACGGggataaagcaaaaaaaaaaaagaggaaaaacaaagagggAGCTCAGAAGGACTCGTCGTGCCCCAAAGAGAGCTCCCCTTTAGGGGTGGAGGCGCGTGACGAGCCCTTGTCCATGCTCTCGGAGCCGGagctctgatgctgctgttCGGAGCCCGCGCTGGACGTGATGGTGGACGAAGACGTGGATGAGGAGCGGGTCTTCTCCTTAAAGTCCGTTATGATCACCGTCACGTTGCCTACGGTGATGGCCAGCTGCTGGGCGGTACTCCGGTCCACGTTCTTCAGTTTGGGCCTGAGtgtgcacacacaaacaaaaaacaacgtTTCAGAAACCCGTGCACCGAGAAATTGAGTGGGATCGGACCACTGGTCCTGTTCTGTGGTCTTTTCCCAGCGAAGGCAGCGTCCCTAAGCACTGAGACTGTGCCGACAACACTCTGCAGAGTGGAAGCTGTTACTGAGGGAGGACTAGAGGGTCGGCCATTTCTAGCATCACTGAGGTGTCGCCGTAGCAGACAAAGCTTTCACCTGATCATGGGGAGTGAGCAGAGTTATGCTGGCAGTTACGCCACGGTTCGGTGGAGGATTTTCACCCCCATCGTCACCGGAGGTTGAGGGAGGCTTGTGGAGCCCAGCGGGTCAGAGCCTTAGCGGTTTGAGCTGCTGGCTCGAGGCGCCGACTCAGCAATGCCCgaagctgctgctgccgagGCAGTGGAGGCCAGAATCTGCCCATTTGTACTATATTTATttcccgctttgtaatccagaCAGTCAGACAGCTATATGGCAAgatgtttaacatttaatagCTAGACTGGTTAAATGACTGATATCTGCAACATAACGTTGCAGATCTTAAATCAAACTTGATACACAGTGACATTACGActatttaaaattacattatagAAAGGTATAATGGTGAATcctgattaaatgttaaaaaggctTGCCATAATCCCACAGCGGTAGAGCTACTGACGTTAGTTTCGTCACAAAGacttttgaaccaatagcaatgGATTCAAAATTCAACGCAAGACCACCgtttaaccctaggagggcGCCGCACTGATGAGTTTAGACgtaaaagcaggatttcaacaagtGTGCACTAATATGTCAAAACAATGAGCAGAATTTGTGGCCAGCACTATAAGACAACAGCGTTAGCAgtttattggtaaaaaaaaaactgttaacttgagggtgagttaccctttaatgTGGGGCTTTGTTTTAAGACACTCTGGTGTCAGAGTAGAAAACATTCATGGATAAGAACAGAAACGCTTCCTTAAGGCCTGTGTAGCTGTGTAGTTGCTAATTGGAAATCACAGGACAAGTGTCTTGGGTTGTGGCACACTCAAATTCtgtgtccaaaaaaaataaaaatgaaatataattgtatatatataaaaaaatagaatctgTATTTTTCTGTATTCATAAGTCTTAAGTTATGCACACAGAGCTGTTTCTGTAACTCGGTCCTGTTTTATGTTACAACTTTGtgaacaaagtcaaattaactttttaagtAAGGAGAACTGCTAGTGATCATATTTCCCCTCATCATAAAAACCAGAAAAGTTTTCCTAAAGGTGAGAAATGAGCCAGAGAAGCTGTAAGCGGCGCTTGTGGGTCACAGAGTGAGGGCGAGCTTACCAGCATCATGCAGGCTGTACTGGGTGACACACCGAGAGTCAGAACAAGTGCGTGACAAACAGAGTGGGCGTTTAGTGTAAAAGATCGATTGTGATTCATTTGAAGTTTTCCCACGACTCTTTCCAGGATGAGTTTCATTAACAAGAAGTGCCGTGAGTGGTGTGGCGTGCCTGAGAAAACGCTGAGCAGGGGAGGACTCCTACTCACCTGGAGATGTGAGAGTTCTTGTTGGACTTGGTGGCTGACTTCCCAGACTGTATGCTCTGCTTGTCACTCGGTGGACTCTGATGGCTGTCGGATTTGGGTctgcgggggaaaaaaaaacagaagcggGTGAGCATTAAGGGCGCAACGGGAGACTTCCAGGCGGGAGTAACAGGCCGACATGGTGACACTGACTTGCTCTTCTTGATGCTGGGCTTCTTCGTGACGGCTGGGCTGATGTCCTTTTCCCTGTCGGGTTTGTCCTTGACGGGCTGCTCCTTCTCGCCGCTGTCCATCTCGGGGATCTCCGCCTCTGGCCTGACTCCCTCGGGACGTTCGCCCTCCGGGGGTCCCTCGACGCCGGCCCGCTCCCCCTCGCCGGGGGGGCGCTCCTTGTCCGTGCGCTCGCTCCTCTCTCTCCGGTCCTTCTTGGCCGGGGGAGGCATGGGGTACTGCTGAGCCACCTGCTGGGCAACCAGCTGGGAGTTTATTCTGGGTTTCCTGCGGAGAAGAGCCCAGGCACAAACACGGGTTATTCTTGTAGCGGAACGGTGAGACGACCCTGGCACACACGAGGGCCGGCGAACACAGAGGTAGCTCGTCccagctgctgccgctgctgtgGCTTCTAACGGTCTGTTCCCAGCGCTGCACCTCTGTCTGGGAGCCTAATCTCATTAAGCCGCGGCTGGAATAAAAACCAGCGCACGGGATCAGAAGGTGGAACGTCTGCGGCGCGTCGCCGAGCTTCTCTAATCTGATTACGCCGGGGGCTGACCCCGTTCGTCACACGTTCAGACCCAGCCAGACGTGCCGTTGGCTTTCCAGCAACCGCGGAGCTCTCCGACTCGGAGGCGCCCGTCACAAACGTCCGGGCTCCCGCGCTGACGAGCCTCACTGCTGGGGAGTCCAGCGCCGAGCAGAAGTATTCGCACCCCCTTCACGTTTTACCGCCACAGACTTCGGTGTATCGTACAGGGATTTTATGTGCTAGACTCACAATAAGTAGGAGTATAACAGAGGATCCGATGGAACGTTCTGCCTGCTTTTGCGACATTTGCGTTCAGCTtgaattacagctgcaaatcttCCACATCTGCCCATTCCTCTTTCTAAAATAACTCAGAGTCAGACTGGCTGTGTGTTATTAGCTGACCTCCCCGTGCCACGTCCTTCTCAGCTTCTGAAAAGCTTTTCTTTCAGCGTTTCCCAGTATTTATGCTGAGCTCCGTTCATCGTTCTCGACCTCCGAGTCGGCGATTTCAACTGGAACGGCCCCTAAAGCCAGGACTATGATTCAGAAGGTCGGCGCAAAGAGACCCTACCCGACTTCTGCTACTGGCAGCAACACTGAGTGAAACTTCTTCCTTTTTCAGTATTTCTGCAGCATTCAGTCAGCCATACATTATGTTTCTGTGTTGATTAGTGGAGATGTTTCAGCGCTGTCTATACGCACGTAGAACAGCCTTACTGTCATCGTTttaacagcagcagctttagcGGCTAAACCAGCAACGAAGGATTGCCACCTACTGTTTAACATTTCATGCTCAGCacggcttaaaaaaaaacaaagattttgccATTAAAtggcactttaaaaacacactcagGGTGGCTGTATTTGTACGTTTAATGGCTTATGCACaagtgtccatgtttttccCCACTGTCTGCCTAACGGCAGAGAGCACGGCCTCTCTGGCCACTTCAGAGGTACATGGAAGGCAGCGTTGGCTCCGTCCGTTTTCCAGATCCACTCTGAGCAGCTATTCTGTCCCACCACACTTCACCgcagggatggtgtgttcaaggTGGTGTGGTTTTAGTCACCTCCACAAATCATGCTTTGAAAACAAGCCATAAAGTTTCCCCTTTAGTCTCACTAGATTGgagcatctctgcagctccctcaGAGCCACCGTGTGCTTATTGGCCTTTTTCCTGATCGACGGCCTCCTTCACCGACCCGTCAGGACGGCCGGGTGTATGCAGGCTTTTCAGATGACGACATCTGGTTCCTACTTCTCCCTGACCTCTCTGCTGCGTCAcggctggatttatactgaacTATACACACGCAGAAAACCCTTTCCACATGGGCGCGTGCGCTTTGTGTTGGTcggtcacataaaatcccactaaaATACGTCGAGGTTTGAGGTTGCATTCGCGGCAAAATGTACAAATAGAGTAGGAATACTATTCCTTAATCCAGACATCTgggctacacacacacacacacacacacacacacacacctgcaacATAATGGACACCAGCTGGCAACATCTGCGGAGCTCCTCAGGGGAGGGGAAAGGATGACTGCACAGACCGAACTGCAGCCAGCGACTGGCAGAGCACcgtgaaaacatgcaaacatgcaCCACAAAGGCTTAGCATGCAAATAAAGCCGTCTGGGCTGCTGAGGTAGCCTCTTATCAGGAGAGCCAAACGTAAAGCTGCATATAAAAGCTCCTTCCTACGCCCAATTTAGCTTTCATGTCAGCCAGAACGCGCCTATATCCCAGCTCCTTGTTCTCGTTagtctctccccccccccccgaaactCGTCGCATACCAGCAACACTCCAGATAAACAAGAGTTAGggctaaaagaaataaaagtgcaGCTCCACGTTCTGTGAGGCTTGCTGCCAGGAGCTGCTCTCACACAGCTGTTCCAGCGGTTAGCCTCAGTGTTCGCCTCCAGTTACTCAGTTCTGCGCTcgaaaaaaaaacgtctttctCGGGTTCATGGAGCCGTTCACAAACGACTCCCCCCGCCCCCCGGCGTCTCTCCCGGAGCTGCTCTGGTCCCCCCTCCTGCCGGGGTGGGTGGGACACGcggctgatcagaccacgatCAATCGGGGTATAATAGAGCATCATGTTGTTGAGCTCACACTGCACACCGATCAATAAACGAGCTGCGGCGCATACTGATGAGCCCGTGGCTGCTGATCCATTACGCGCTGTTGCCCCGGGTTTTTCTACCTGTTGCCCTGTgtggaacccccccccccccccccggatgCTATTAGGAGCGTGGGAACCATCTATCCTGGACTCTTTATTCTCATCAGACATGCTCATGTTCAGTTTGGACCGACGGAAACACCCTTTGCTGAGTAGTAGCCATTCTACTACCTTAACAATGATTATATAAGCACTCATAAAATGTGTATGTCCAAAACACCCGTTTGTTCCAAGATGCAAACATGTCTATGCCCCCTGAACCTCCCCCACCTTTTGTTGAATGCCTACAACAAGCTTCAAACTTGAAACTAAATGCTAGGATATGGAGGAAAGCCTTTTGCACAAGACTtgaagctgggggggggggggttaacgtTGCAGCAGGACAGTGATAACATTCCTGGGATAACGCTGAATGGTGTAGATCAGGGGAGGGCCGCCCTGGTCCTCCGTGCGCTTCGGTTTAACCAGACACCCGACCCACATGAACTAGTGATCACCACACTCCTTCAGAATCGGTGGCGGGCCGACGAGGCAAGCTTGCTGCTTGGTTTTAGGTAGATTGGAGCAGGGACACGCGCAGGATCATCTAGATAAACTTAAATAGATGTTTACTGATGAcgtccatctaatctgactaaCACTGCGCTATTTTGCCAAGAgtattagataaaaaaaaaaaagtccctctCTAGATGTGTGGAGACATACTTGAATAATGCAGTGAGCCCTCAGTGGGCTCAGCCTCCCTGAACACTAGGGTTGGGacataaaaatctgtttcttcCACGCATCGAGGCGCGGACATGGCCCATTGGGACCGGTGTCAAACACCAGAACTTCAATATCTTAGCGCTCAAATTATAAGGAGTGCCAAACGGGACCTAGTTTATGGGGAACACATAAGGTCGCATACACAACTGACTTGGATAAGAGCCAGAACCTTATTAAcccttttcaaaaataaaaaggaaatatctgaaaacacagcaaacaccaGGAGCCGTGATACACGCTTCCATCTGGAGGTGGAAGTAGAAAAGCTGATCTCCCCTGCAGCCATACGCTGGAAGACCGTTGGACTAGCTTTATCAGAGCTCCCTCCTAACTCAGAATAAAGGCAAACTACAAAGTCCACAGGCACCGCTATGGTGCTGGACCCGTGACCATGAAGACTCGCTGGGAATTGGGGCGACTCCTACgtcccacaacaacaacaacaacaacaccgcaaaaaagtgatggagtCACAAGGAGGTAGGGTAGCGCTAGCTTGTGACGCATGGATGGATGCGATGCTGATGTTGGCTTAGCAAAACCACGGTAATAAGAGAAAGTCACACAGGTCCAAATTTGACTGGACTATATGAAAACGTAGCTCCTTTTTGCAAAATCCGAGGAGCAGTGGAGGAGAAGATGAGCGCGCTTCTCTAGCTGCTGACCAAGGGGACTGCACCGCCGTGAGCCAGCTAGCATGGATGCTAGTACGTCATCAGCGCAGCCTCCTGGGAAAACGTCCAACTAGCCGTTGTAACCCACAATGGTAGGTGATCTTAAATTTAGAGGATAATCACACACTCTAATTTTGTGATGGTTTAAAAGTAAATGGAGCTATCAaaatccaaactttttttttgtagcgtTTTAGCTATGTTTTGTCATGAGTCATAACCACCGCCAGCGGGCAACGCCAGGACCGTCAATCAGTCTGTATTGAAGTTACTTTTACAACTTGTAGGCAGGATGTGCTAAACCGCACAGATTTGCTGGCTGGTTACATAACTAGAATTCAACTTAAGTGCAAACAAGTTATGTTTTATAATTGTATTGTTAGAAAAGTTTTTCATCAGTGTCTTTTTGTAAGACTATAGTTGGTGTTAGGGTGGGCAAAATGGACTTTAACTTATCACGATACACTGTAGTAATGTTGTGATAAcgataaaagtgatgataaaagactatttacaGCTACTTAGAGTCTTTTCAGGTAACCGTGGAGCTGTTACTGCACTGCATGTCAATTATTGCCCAGTAATATtgtccttaaaaacatttaaaaatgtatatattaaaacaaaattctaaATATGTTTCATTAGATCTCAAGTTACataaagaaatgtgatttttttattacaaaactgcacacagtaactgcttttaatcatatttttttaatttattgatgctctcaaTAAACCAATAgtggagaaaatagcaaaaataactaTCCTGACCATATTGGCAGTTTTGGGCGCTTTCAGTCATTAATAATTGGATTTTATCGTTGTCaagataaatccaaattcttataagaaatgtttcatgataatgataaaacaatgGGATAAAGGCCCAGACCTAGGTAGTGTTTACCTATTGTCAATGTCTTATAATAACACATAATTAAATAGTCATAGTTTTGTCTTGCCTGAGGCATTTAATCTGTTTATGTTTGCTGAACTAAAAGGAGGTGGGAGTGGGGGGTGTCAGGACGTGTGTGGGTGCGAGGGTGGGCGCCCCAGTGGTGACTCTCGAACATCGATTTACAGTCACATTGTAGACTATATCATAATCAAACGTTGAAGTGATTAAGTATCCCCACACCCACTGAATACAAAACGCAGATTCCagtattcagatttttttatttctcattttattttcaatttagaactaaaacaaatactttgtgttgatccatCGCATGAAACCCCAATTAAACATGAAGCTGGAGGCGGAAAAGTGACAAGATGCGAAAAAGCTTTAGGGTTCAAGGTCGAGTAAACAGAATGCTTAATGATGGaagctatttaaacaaaaaaaacaaaaaaacaaataatgtccTCTTTTCAACTGGCTGTGATGATATGAAGATACTATATTAGATTATAAATAAACCCAAATATCCAACTCTATATCAGAAAGCATCATAAAGGTTTTCAGAGGCAACTTAAACCACAGGGAAAATCTACAGCCAGGCTGCAGCAGTTCTCACacacatgaaaaacaaatgtttctccACACCAGCCGTGTGAATTAGCAGCCATCAGCCAACAGGACCGGCCATAGTTTTGTTTGGCAGGAAGCGCTGCTTAGCGGTGGAGGCAGTGGGTGAATGAGTGATTGATCAGCAGCAGCCCACTCAGAGCCTCAGACCTCGCTGCCCACCGGGCTGTGATTCAGGGCCCGGTCGGCCCCGACTCACAGCTCCCCTGATAACGCCACCGGTATTTACCGACCGACCGCATATCACGGTCCATGTGAGCCGTTACCACAGCTACAGCATCCGGCCCTGCGTCCGTCTTCCACTTTGTCTTCGTTAAACTGCCTCTCACTCTGAAATGCTCACTGCTTTACAAATTTCAAATTACAGCTTATATCAAAAGAATTCAACGCAGCTTAACAGCAACAAGCTGCAGAAACGTtggtttttcaataaaaaaagaaagaaaaa contains:
- the rybpb gene encoding RING1 and YY1-binding protein B, whose translation is MGDKKSPTRPKRQAKQTVDDGYWDCSVCTFRNTAEAFKCSICDVRKGTSTRKPRINSQLVAQQVAQQYPMPPPAKKDRRERSERTDKERPPGEGERAGVEGPPEGERPEGVRPEAEIPEMDSGEKEQPVKDKPDREKDISPAVTKKPSIKKSKPKSDSHQSPPSDKQSIQSGKSATKSNKNSHISRPKLKNVDRSTAQQLAITVGNVTVIITDFKEKTRSSSTSSSTITSSAGSEQQHQSSGSESMDKGSSRASTPKGELSLGHDESF